The genomic stretch TGTAACCGCAAAAAGTGGTTACGTGTAACCAAGGTGGTTACGGGCACGAAAAAGCCCGGCCTCTTGCGGGGCCGGGCGAGGGAAAACTCCGTATATTGACGGAGTTTAGTCAGCCAATCGTGACCGTGAAGCCCTTCGGCAGCGGCGCGGGCTCCTGCTTGGCCAGCCAGACCGCGTAGCCGACATTGCCTAGCAGGTAGTCGCCCACCGTGATCTTGAGGCGAACCGCGATCCGTTCGATGTGCTGCCACTCCTCAAGCGGGAAGCGGAAGCCAGCAGTGCAGGTGCAGCCTTCTGCCTTCATCGTGGCGAGGTGCTTTGAGGTGGCAACGGCGATTCCCGATGCACCAATGAGGTGCGGCTCCTTCCACTGCTCCACGCGATAGGCGACGCCCCGCTCCGAAAGCGTCCACTCCAGAGATGGGTCCAAAGCTTTTCAGTACTCATGCCTTTGGCGCTGGGTCAAAACGCTTGCCCGGCTTCCGGCGTCCAAGGGCGACTTCGCACGCTTGGTCCGCCAACTCCTTCGGGATCGGCACAAGGTGCAGCACCCATCGGCTCGGGTCTTCGGGGTGGCTGGCTTTGCCTGCGAGAATGAAGGCCGCTTCCCCTGCGTCGGTTAGATGCTTGCTAGCTGCTTCGGAAAGCAGGATTCGGACGTGTTCCGGGGTGGAAGGGTGGGGCAACTTTCCGGGTTCTCTACTACCATTCATGTTTCCTTACGCATTAGGGGGAAACCAGTGGTGGATTCCATCGACCGGCGGCGCGGGAATGTCAGCTTGCGAACCTCCGCGGTTCTGGTAGCTTCCCCGTGTCCCCGTCGAAGGACTTTGAGAAGCGCCCGCTCCCGAAAGGGACGGGCCTTTTCGTTGAGTGGCGATCAATCCACGCCCCGCGCTTCGGCTGCGGCCTCTGGTTGGCGTTTCTCGCGGAGAGCATCAATGGCCCGGCGCGCCACTACCTCGGCCACCTCTTCGGCGGTCTGTCCGCGGGTGAGGCTCAAGGCGATGGTGGCGCTGCGCTCGGCGACAAGGATCTCGCCACGGAGGCGGGAATGCCGGTCGATTGTTAGAGGCGCGCTCATCGGGTGCCGCCTTTCTTCGGGCCTCGGCTTTCGCGGGCCTCGATCAAGTAATCAATCGCGGAAGGGCGGACCCGCACCGCGGCCCCGATTCGCACCGCCGGGAGGTCTCCGGCTGCAATCAGCAGGTCCAGCTTGCGGATGGATACCGAGAGGCTTTCAGCGGCCTCTTGTCGCGTCAGTAGTTGTTTGTTTGCTACCATCGGGCATCTTGTGCCAGACGGTGCCTCGCTATGTCGTAGGCATTAAACTAGGGTTTCCTGCCTACCTCGCGGACAGGTCCGACAAGCCGGATTCCTTCCAGAGTCGCGTCCATCCCTTCGCGTCGGATTCGTCGGGGGCATCCTTGAACTCGTCGCGCCGGGCGAGGATGTAGGCCTTTAGCTCCGGCTTCGTCGGCTCCCGCTCGGTCTCCTCGATAAACCTACTATAAGCATAGTATGCGAAGGCGTTCCGGTGCGGGGCGGCGGCATTGTATTTTAAGGACATCACGCGCTGGAAGAACTGAGCGGTCACCGCTGGCTCCTCGTGCTTCAATGCGGTAACGAAGAGACGACCGGCCAGTTCCTCGAAATAGGGCGTTGCTCGATTGAGGATCACGCTCCCAAGGGTCCCTGCAAGCGGCTCCTCGCCCTTAGGGTCCACACGGAGCTTATCAATGAAATGTTGGCGAGCGGTTGCAGCCAGCCGATCAATCTCCTCCTGTGCGTCCGAAGGTTGGGCGTGCCGGGTGAAGCAGGGATCATCGTCGGGAACTTCTATTCCTAGCACCTCCTTCACGGTATCCTTGAGACTCTGGCGCTCGGCTGGATCAGCGTAATCGGGAGGGGCGACTAATGGCGTCCGCTTGTCCACCGGCTCGAGCTTCCGCTTCTTTGGCCGTCCTTTCTTCGCGCTCATGCCGATTTTCTCCCGCGTTTGATGCTTACCACGTTCTTCACCTTGGCCGGGCGGATCGCCCAGAATGCTTTCGCCTGCGCCGCGGTGCCGACTCCCTTGTAATGCCGGTGGAGCATGTCGGGGCTTCCACCGTGGCCAAGCTGCAAGCTGGTCTCCCCGGCGTGCCGGAACTCCAGCAAGTGGAATGTCGCGAAGCTGTGGCGGGCGACGTTGCTCGGCAGGGTGAAATCCTTGTCGGTCGCCTGAATGGCCTTTACGGCCTTCCCAAGCGCCCAGCGGCGCACCATGGCGGCGGATGGTGCCAACGGGCCGGACGATGCGGCCAGCGGGCGCAGGAAGGCGTCTAGGACTGGCTCCACCTTGATCGTGCGATCGTGTCCCGTCTTCGTGACGGTCTCCGGCAGGTGGATCTCCCCGGCGGCAAGATCGACCATGCCCCAATCCATGCGAAGAGCCTCCTGCTCCCGGATGCCAGCGAAGAACCGCACGGCCCAGAACGCCACCAGCTCCGGCGCGTGAAGCTCAAGGGCGGCGAAGAACTTGGCCACCTTGTCGGGGGCGAGGATCTCGGGCCGGGTCTTCGGCGGCTTCGGCCTCGCGGCATCGGTGACAGGGTTGTCTTTCGTCCAGCCGCGGGACTTGGCGAAGTTGAACAAGCCGGAGACGGCCAGCCGGTGATTGCGCTTCGCCTGTAGCCCGACTTGCGCGCCGTCTTTCTTGGTGCCCCCACCGGCGATCTTGCGGGTGGCCTTCAATCCGAGAATCCAGTCCGAAACCTCGGCGGTGGTGATGCTGCAAATGGGGCGAGTGCCGAAGTCGGCGGCGAACCGGCCGCAACGGGTGCGGATGCCTTGGATCGACATGGGGCGCAACCCCTCGGCGGTCTTGGCTGCTTCGTAGGCATCGACGGCGGCTTGAACCGTAACTGACGTGCGGGTCGCCTTCCACCGGTCTGCATAGTCGCGGAGAATGTCGGCAAGGGGTGGGGGAGGCGCGTCCTTGGTCTGCTCGATGACCGAGCGCCAGAACTCGACCGCGGCTTTTTCCTCGGGTGCCAGCGTGCCAAAGACTCGACCTTCACGGCCCGTCTCCTTGTCCTTGGTCTTGGCGAACTTCAACGCGGAGGTCTCATC from Luteolibacter arcticus encodes the following:
- a CDS encoding helix-turn-helix domain-containing protein — translated: MVANKQLLTRQEAAESLSVSIRKLDLLIAAGDLPAVRIGAAVRVRPSAIDYLIEARESRGPKKGGTR
- a CDS encoding tyrosine-type recombinase/integrase produces the protein MKQATVSEVKHPRYTHRVRYTGPGGKTLQAWFKDETSALKFAKTKDKETGREGRVFGTLAPEEKAAVEFWRSVIEQTKDAPPPPLADILRDYADRWKATRTSVTVQAAVDAYEAAKTAEGLRPMSIQGIRTRCGRFAADFGTRPICSITTAEVSDWILGLKATRKIAGGGTKKDGAQVGLQAKRNHRLAVSGLFNFAKSRGWTKDNPVTDAARPKPPKTRPEILAPDKVAKFFAALELHAPELVAFWAVRFFAGIREQEALRMDWGMVDLAAGEIHLPETVTKTGHDRTIKVEPVLDAFLRPLAASSGPLAPSAAMVRRWALGKAVKAIQATDKDFTLPSNVARHSFATFHLLEFRHAGETSLQLGHGGSPDMLHRHYKGVGTAAQAKAFWAIRPAKVKNVVSIKRGRKSA